Within the Candidatus Babeliaceae bacterium genome, the region TAGGATCTGATCATAGAGGTTTTCTTCTCAAAAATTTTTTATTACAACAAGGGCATTTTGAAAATTATACAATTACCTGGATTGATTATGGGTGCACTTCACTCGAACGAACAGATTACCCAATTTATGCCAAAAAAGTATGCGAAGCTATAATTTCTCAAACAGCAGACTTAGGCATTTTACTATGCGGCAATGGCGTTGGAATGACCATTGCCGCAAATCGTTATAAAAAAATATACGCTGCTCTTGTATGGAACTCGTTGATTGCTGTCACATCGAAAGAAGATGACAACAGCAATATTATCTGCATGCCCAGCGACTACATCACGGAGCATGAGGCA harbors:
- a CDS encoding RpiB/LacA/LacB family sugar-phosphate isomerase; its protein translation is MKNITLAIGSDHRGFLLKNFLLQQGHFENYTITWIDYGCTSLERTDYPIYAKKVCEAIISQTADLGILLCGNGVGMTIAANRYKKIYAALVWNSLIAVTSKEDDNSNIICMPSDYITEHEACTIIHAWLNASFKQGRYLERLKLID